A stretch of DNA from Anaerobacillus isosaccharinicus:
GCATTAGCAGATGGACATCAAGTTACAGCCTTTGTCCGAGACGAAAACAAGCTTAAAACAAATCACCCTGCAATGAAGACTTTTATCGGTAACACACTAAATAAAGAAGATATTGTTGCTGCCATGCCAAACCATGATATCGTGATAAGTGCAATGGGCACTGATGGAAAAGAAACATTATCAGAAAGTATGCCCTATATCGTTGAAGCTATGATCGATAATGGCATGAAACGAATTATTACAATAGGAACGGCTGGAATTTTGAAAAGCAGACAATCACCAGAACTTTATCGATTTCAATCATCTGAAACAAAGCGGAGAAGCCCGAAAGCAACACGAGCTTCTGAAGACCACCGATCCGCATATGAAACTTTAACAATTTCTTCCTTAGATTGGACGGTTGTTTGCCCTACCTATTTACCCGATGGCGAAGAAATTGGTACCTACCGCTGCGAAGTTGATTTTCTACCCGTTAACGGCGAAAGGATTTCTGTTCCTGATACAGCTATGTTTGCTTACAATCAAATTGCCGCTACCCAATACCTTAAGTGCAGAGTTGGACTCGCTTATTAGTTGGGACTTTAGTTTTGAATGGGATAATTGTTAAGAACATGGATGCCAGCAAATTTATCGGACAATTGCTCCATTTTGAAAAACGAAGGCTCTATTGATTGCAAAATAACGGATCTCATGTCCGATACCAAAGAAAACCTCCTTGTGAAAAAATCACAAGGAGGTTTTCATACTTCAAATTACATCGTAGCACTACCCACACAACTCTACACTCTAAACTCCTACCACCTACACAACCTTCGCATTCTCAATCTTCTTACCAATCTGAAGTTGATACATTTGATAGTACTTGCCTTTTAGCTGCATAAGTTGATTGTGGTTGCCTTTTTCTATGATCCTACCACCATCAAGAACTAAAATTTGATCAGCATTCTTAATCGTTGATAAACGGTGGGCAATAATAAATGTTGTTCGGCCTTGCTTTAAGACTTCCAACGCATCTTGAATAATTGCTTCCGTTTCTGTATCGACACTAGCTGTTGCTTCATCCAAGATCAAGATCGCTGGGTTAAAAGCAAGTGCTCTAGCAAAGGATATCAATTGACGTTCACCTGCTGAAAGAGTGCTTCCCTTTTCGATGACGGGT
This window harbors:
- a CDS encoding NAD(P)-dependent oxidoreductase, which produces MRILLLGATGRVGSKLLTLALADGHQVTAFVRDENKLKTNHPAMKTFIGNTLNKEDIVAAMPNHDIVISAMGTDGKETLSESMPYIVEAMIDNGMKRIITIGTAGILKSRQSPELYRFQSSETKRRSPKATRASEDHRSAYETLTISSLDWTVVCPTYLPDGEEIGTYRCEVDFLPVNGERISVPDTAMFAYNQIAATQYLKCRVGLAY